Proteins from one Thaumasiovibrio subtropicus genomic window:
- a CDS encoding 3-deoxy-D-manno-octulosonic acid kinase: MLKTLTQQAQTILYDESQLQDDPQHVFNIDYWREKSAIIGSATGRGTTWFLQASNQQLALRHYYRGGLFGKLIKQYYLFTGLENTRPFKEFRLLKHLTEAGVNVPTPVAAKVTRFLGCYQGDLLTARVPNAADMIDILNTDRVTQTHWEMIGREIQKMHRAQVCHTDLNIKNILLDDKENVWIIDFDKCQTRKGEAWKAANLARLKRSLDKQQRKGAISYQASDWQALLAGYDQSQ; encoded by the coding sequence ATGTTGAAGACCCTGACACAACAAGCACAAACCATTCTCTATGATGAAAGCCAACTTCAAGATGATCCTCAACACGTGTTCAACATTGATTACTGGCGTGAGAAAAGCGCTATCATCGGCAGTGCGACAGGCCGAGGCACAACATGGTTCTTACAGGCGAGCAATCAGCAACTGGCATTGCGGCACTACTATCGAGGTGGGTTATTCGGCAAACTCATTAAACAGTACTATCTGTTCACGGGATTAGAAAACACGCGCCCCTTTAAAGAGTTTCGATTGCTTAAACACTTAACAGAAGCCGGCGTTAACGTCCCCACCCCCGTAGCCGCAAAAGTGACTCGTTTTCTAGGGTGCTATCAAGGGGATCTATTGACAGCTCGCGTCCCCAATGCGGCAGACATGATCGATATCCTCAACACCGATCGCGTCACCCAAACACATTGGGAAATGATCGGCAGGGAAATACAAAAAATGCATCGCGCGCAAGTGTGTCATACCGATCTCAACATCAAAAATATCCTGCTCGATGATAAAGAGAACGTTTGGATTATCGACTTTGATAAATGCCAGACGAGGAAAGGGGAAGCGTGGAAAGCAGCCAACTTAGCGCGCCTAAAGCGCTCGTTAGATAAACAGCAACGCAAAGGTGCGATTAGCTATCAAGCGAGTGATTGGCAAGCGTTGCTAGCAGGTTATGACCAAAGTCAGTAA